The Paenibacillus polymyxa M1 DNA segment CTAGAATATCCAGTACCGACTGACTTACCTCCCGACCTTCAGTGGATACGATTAAATCAGGTTCCAGCGGTACTTCATATGGAGCATCAATCCCCGTAAAATGATGAATTTCTCCGGCTCGTGCTTTCTTGTACATTCCTTTTGGATCACGACGTTCACATTCCTCTAGACTGCATTGGATATAAATCTCGTAGCAGCCTTCCTGTTGTAAAATGTCCTTTACCATCTCACGATCCTCACGATAAGGCGAAATGGTAGCGCAAATCGTTAGAACACCCGCATGTGCCATTAGCTTGGACACTTCCGCTATACGACGAATATTTTCTTTGCGGTCAGCGGGTAGGAAACCCAAATTGCGATTCAAACCATGCCGAACATTATCCCCATCCAAAATAAACGTACGTATCCCTCGTGCATATAACGCTTTTTCGAGTGTGGAGGATACCGTTGACTTTCCCGAGCCAGACAGCCCCGTAAACCAAAGCACCGGACTCTTATGTCCGTTCAGAAGCTGTCGAGCTTGCTTATCCACTTCTGATACATGCCAGGTAATGTTGGAAGATGGGTTCATTTCAGCACTCTCCTATTTCATCAGTATTAATGGTTAATATGTCTCTGATATCAGGATAGAGCATTTTTAAAACTGTTTAAAGTACGCTGCTCTGTTTTGTGGTCCAATACTGCAAACACAATCTGTTCAAACAGCAGTCCATATCCTTCAGCTACAAGTACTTGCTTAAACCAGTCGGCAACCTCTTCCGGCTTATTGCGGAATACCCCACAACCATAAGCACCAAGCACAAGATGTTCTACACCATTTTGCATGGCCATTCCCAAAATATAACGGATACGCTCCAACATGACTTCTCCAATCCGATTGACCTGCTCTGGCTCCCGTTCACGCACGACTCCAGCATTCACAGCAGGCGCGGTCAGGAAATCGACTAAATACGGATTTTCCAGCAATGTTCCCTGATCATCCCGAAAAACAGGAACTTGGGGAGAATAAATCATATAATCTGAATAAAAACAGCTCCGCAGCTTCCGATTATGTTGATACATTTCCTCCATTTGTGAAATGCAAGGATACAGCGCGGACGAACGAGCCAAGCTTTCCTCTTGAGCCTGGCTGCCTCCAAGGAATCCGCCCCCGGGGTTTTTGGCTGATGCAAAATTCAAACACGCTACGTGTTCCCGCTTCTCTTCGACCTGAAGTCTATGTGCGGCCTGCAACGTACTTTCTCCCGTAACTTCTATCTTTCCAATGACCGCCTGTTCGACTACATCGGAAGAAGCTCCCCATATACTTTTTATTCTTTGCTCTGCCTCTTGCTTTATGGCTACCAGTTGAGAAGGTCTATATAGCTTCGAGCCTGTGACCGCATTTTCTACCTCTTTTGCTATATTTACTTGTACCTGTTTGGTATTCGTATAATGCCCATTTTCCAAAATGGACAGTGTTTCATGCGCCATATATGATCGAACATCCCGATTACTCCGGGAATTCATTGTGTTTTTCATGGTGACTAATCCTCCTTTTGCAATAAATCCTCACGTAAATTCGTCAATATTTCCCCCAGCCAGTTCGTACCCCGCCATAGCTTCCGGTGCCGTATACGAGCATCATTTTCAGCCAAGCCTACACCCCAAATGGTGTCCGTCGGACTTGCCTCAACCAGAGTAGTTCCCTTCGTTTTAAGCAGGTGCTTGAGCAAATTCTGATTTTGGGTAAACTTGGCATAATTTCCGTCATACACAATTTGCTGGCAATTTGCTTCCCACAAGGATTGGTCAAATCCGCGCACACTGCGACCACGGGCTTTTTGCTCCCTTGGGGTGGGGGCTTGCATAATTTTCAGGGCTGCCTCTTCGTCTCCAAAAAGCTGCGCTTTTTTTAGCATCATATATTGCTCGGCACAGTTAAACTCCAACCCATCCACGACAAATTCACAAGGGTACCATTGCGAAAATGGCGAATGACTGCGATAAAAAAATGTAAACTTTTCCATAAATATTCCTCACTTCTTCTTTCTTTTATGCTATATAAAACGTGACCGTGGCTTAAATCGGTATAACTTGGACGGACGATGCCCGGCCGCCTTCCTGTATTCATTGGTTTCTTCCACGAGATCTGCTATTTTGCGACGAAAAGCTGCGGCCAACAGCTCCTTACCTAAAATAATTTCATACACCTGCTGAAGTTCACTCAGTGTAAACAGAGCTGGCATCAGGTGAAACGCAATATCTGTATATTCAATTTTGCTGCGCAGACGCTCAATACCATACGCAATAATTTTGGCATGATCAAAAGCAATTCCCTGTGACTCCAGCACTTCTCGCTTGATTTCTATGGTTTTCCCCTTAAGAATTTCAGTTACTTTCACTTTGGCTGACAGGAGAATGTCCGCATGCTTCAATGTAATGTCAATGTTTTGCTCCCATGTATAACCTTCCGGTTGATTCGTCCGCGTCTCCTGAACCACACTGTAATCCAGTTCAAACCATTGAGCATCTGCGGCATCATCCCCTGCCTGTACCTCCAAGGATTCATGATCAACTAACGCCATATAAGCGCAGCTGATCACCCGCATACGCGGATCACGTGCCACATCTCCCCAAGTATACAGCTGCTCCATATAAATCTGATCTACATTGGTTTCGGTTTTAAGCTCGCGTCGTGCAGCTTCTTCGAGGCTTTCATTCATGTCTACAAAACCGCCAGGCAACGCCCATTGTCCTATAAAAGGGTGCTCTCCTCTTTGGATCAATAGAAGCTGAAGTGTCTTCTCCGGTAGCTTACGGTAATTTTGCTGGAGCTGATCCATTACAGTAAATAGCAGCATATCTACCGTTACGGATGGGCGTTCATATTGATTCGCATCATAAAGGGCCAGAAATTGCTCTTCCGTCAAGCCACTGTGATTGTGTTTCAATTTATCTTTCATTTGTGTCACCCACCTGCTCATATTTGGGGCATCCTCGCTTTTGCTTCACAAGCAAGCAACGAATGCTTTATGTAATTTTTAATTTGAATAAATTGATAAAAACAAAATGTTAATATCAATACAATAATATATAAATAATGCTTCGTCAATAGGGTGTATAGACCTATTTTTGATCATGTGATAGTACTATTAGACTGTTTACTGAATTTTTCTTGTTGCTTATTGTCATATCATGTATGATGTTTTGGTCAATATAGGAAACACAACATACTAAACACGTAGGGAGAAGATTCAATTGTCTAACCAGTTTAATCCGCAACACAATCAACAAGGAGCACCATCCAGACCAGCCCCTGTTTACCCGCCACCTGTTTCATTCAAGGAGTGGATGATCAGTTTACTCCTGATGGCTATACCGGTAGTTGGGCTTGTTATGCTGTTTGTGTGGGCTTTTAGCGGCTCGACGAATCCGAGCAAAGCGAACTACGCTAAGGCAGGTCTTCTTTGGGCTGCTATTGTAATTGTGATCTATATCATTATGGCTGTTGCTCTATTGCCTGCTATTATAAGCTCATTGAACTCCAGCAGCTACTATTGATTTCAAGTACATAGCAAAATAACCTTCCGATGAATCAAACTGAACCATCAGAAGGCTTTAAACTAAACTGCCGATCCTGTCGGCAGTTTTTTTATTTGATCTCTTTCACTTTACTTGTACCAAAGATCATCGGTTTCGAGCTCCTGTAGGCTGCTCAAAAACGATTTTGAGTTATCAACATAAAGTTCGGTGTCGATATAGTACAGCTTTTTATCTTGTAAGCATTGATCAATATACTCTGCATTCAAAATACTTTTATCTTCTACATTGGCGGCAAATGCTTGCAGTTTGGGAAGTGCAGTTTTCTGATATTCAAGCCACGAATGATGGAATCCAGCCGGCTCCTTCAGACAATAAATGTCATGATACAACGCTTCAGCAATCCCCTTTTTCCTGAGATAATCGGGTGAGAAAGGCATACTTTTGAAGTAGCGTCCGGTCATAGCAAACACGCGATAGCTCCAATGAGGAGCACCATGATTAGATTGGCAAAAAAGATTCAGGAAAAATACAGAATAGTGCATTTTTATCGTCATAATATGATGTTTCTTCACTTCCGCAACAATACGATCCGCCATCCGGCTGTCAATGATCTCATCGAAATCAGCCAAGATGATCACATCATCATCCTCAACCTTTTCCTGCAAAATAAAGGTGCTCCTGTTTCTTTGGCAAGCTTCATTGTGAAACGCACTGTTATGACTGAGCAGACTCCAGTACCAGTGGTCAAAGTGATCTGCGCCGCAGCGATCCACATCAAAATACAATGAATGCTCTTCAGGTGCGCGAAACAGTTCATCCGCATGAAATGGATGGTGAAAGACCTTTGGACCTATATAACCTGGATTAAAGTTGCAGGGCTTATCCAAATAGCTGAATGTCTTGTTGGCTTCGATTACGTGCAGTTCGTCGATCCAGCTGGCATTTTCTTTTATTTTAATCTCTGCAATGCGATTTTCATTGAAAAAAGGGCAAAATTCATATATTTTCATAATCTGTGGCTCCCTCCATTATCATGCTATATGGTCGAACACCAATGCTTCGATACAGATATTCGGATATAAAGCGTATTAGCTCTGCGATCGTCTGATCCTTATAATGCAGTGAACTATAATAGCAGGTTAAACTTAATCTATCTCGTCTAAGGTCTGCCGTCATATTTAACTTGTAAGCAGAGGGGTTGTCCGCCGCATTCGTGCTTCCGTAAGAAATCGATAAAGGCTCATACAAATCATCAGCTATTCCGTTCATTTCCTCTGATTGGTAATGGAAAAGCATGTGCGTTCCGTCTCTCAGTGGTTTCGTATTTGGATAAACATCCTGTATCATATAACGTAAAATAAAGTAATCCATGGCTTCAGATGGAACATGCTGCAACATGTGTATGACATGTCTCAGTGCCATTTCCCAATTGTCCGACTGATCTCCTGCCGGGATCTGAATACGAAGGGGATATGCTCCAGCAAAAAAACCAATAGTACGATCAATCACAATACCCGGCAAAAAGGACTCACGTTGATAAGACATGACATGCAGCAGCAAATCCGATTGGTTTTTCAATTGAAAACAAGCCTGTGATAATGCCGTTAGTAGGATGCTCAGTGGTGTAGTTTGATGCTTTACAGCCAATGCCTTTAATAGCTGAAGATGCTCTTCTCCTTCAAGTAAATCAAGCGTTATAGTTTTCATGTGGCGATGGAGAGGCTGTGCCTCAGATTCCGTGTCAACCTGCAAAGATTGTCCGCCTTCTACAATCCTGTTCCAAAAAGTGAATGCTTTAGAAAAAGTGTCTTTCGCCGCATATTGCGTCAACGCCATGCACCAATCCCGATAATTGCTTCCCTCCTCCACATGTAGCGCCAGATTACTCCCTTGTCCCGGCAAGAGAAGATGTCTCAAATCCTCTAAAAAAATGTTTATAGAGATTCCGTCAAAAATTAAATGATGGAACAGAAGCAATATCACCTGTTGGCTCTCGTCGTAAAAGTGCTCAAACCATACAACCTTCCATAAAGGTCCTTCCTTGATATCGAATTCATGCTGTACTTTCGAGCAGTAGTCCGAAATATAGGCGTCATGTGATCCCGAAACCATGCGCAAATCCACGTAAGAAACCACCTGTTGTACACTTATTTTCTGCTCAAATTGATACCATTCATCATCCTCCAGTTGAGCAAATGACAGCCGTAACGCCGCATGTTTGCTCAATAGTTGTTCAATCGACGGGTTCAGCAATTCTGTAGGAATGTAATTTTTGAGCCGAGCCAGGTAAGGTACATTATACATGTTGCGATTCACAAGATCTCTTTGGAAAAAACGTTTTTGTACAGCAGACAGTGGAAATCCGTCATACGGGTATGTTTTTCTTATAGACTGAATATACGGGTTATCCATGTTTGGAAAGAGGGCAGCTGCTGTATCCGTTATTGCATTGCTCAACGAAAGTGCCAAACGTTCGATCGTCTGTTCGCGAAATATCTGGTTAACCGTAACCGGATATCCGCTTTTTTGCAGCAGGCTGGCTATGCGCAATGCATGGAGTGAATGTCCTCCCAACGTGTGAAAGTCTTCATTCTTGCCAATGTAATCTAGCTTCAGGACCATGCTCCAAACTTCTTCTATGGTTTGCTCCAATTCAGTCCACGGTCCAGCATTTGCTTCTTTATCGCTATGGATTTCAGGCAAAGGAAGCTTTTTGCGATCAATTTTCCCGTTAATCGTTAATGGGAACGATTTTAGCCAAATGTAACGAAACGGCAGCATATATGATGGCAGAACGTCAGCCATAAAAGCATGAAACTGTTCCTCTCGTTCTTCCTCTTCCGCTGTATAGTAAGCGAACATTCGGAGATCGCCATGAACCTCCTGCATAAGGACCAGGCATTCTTTTATCGCAGGATAGCTACTAAGACGGAACTCGACTTCTCCGAGTTCGATTCGATATCCGCGGAGTTTTACCTGATCATCAACCCGTCCGATATACTCGATATTCCCGTCTGGCAACCATCTCACTCGATCTCCCGTACGATATAAAACTAAATTTGTGCCTCTTTCGCAATCTTTAGCAGAGCGGTGTGGATTTGGAGTAAACGCATGCTCTGTCAATTGGTTTTGCTGCCAATACCCCCTCGCCACCCCGTCTCCTCCCACGTATAATTCCCCGACTGCTCCGACAGGCTGAACACGGCTCCGTTTGTCCAAAATATAACAAGTTGAATTACTTATGGGCTTACCGATAGGAATATTCTGCTCAAATGGCTTTTCAATCCGGTAACTCGTCGAAAAAGTGGTGTTCTCCGTAGGACCGTATGCATTGAGAATCAAAAGTTCCGGATAGGCGAGCCGGATACGATTGATATGTTTAACCGACAAAATTTCCCCACCTACGACCAACCATTGGAGTCCAGCAAACAGCTTTTCATTTTCTTCAATCCAGTGATTACACAGAGCAGAACTTAACCATAGGGTATTAATTCTCCACTCCTTTATCCGCTGCTCCAGCACATGGATATTTAAAAGATCGTCTTTGGAAATTACAAACAGCTGACCACCATTTAACAACGTCCCCCAAATTTCAAACGTAGAAGCGTCAAAAACAGGCGAACCTGTATAGAGTAATCTGATGTCAGAAGAAAATGGGAAATAACAAGTGTTTTTGACCAAGCGAATGACATTGCGATGTTCCACCATAACGCCTTTCGGTTTTCCCGTCGATCCAGAAGTATACATGAGATAAGCAAGATCATTGGGAGTAACCCTATTTTCCTTCTTTTCTCGTTGTACAACTCCATTTTGGTCAAAATGTTCTGTATCAATCAATGTTAAACGGATTCCCTTACAAGCTTCCGCGATACGTTTTGTTCCTTCCTTTGAAGTGAGGATAGTGTCCAGTCCAGCATCCTTGATTAATTCTCGGGTTCTTTCTGCCGGAAAATCAGGATCAATAGGAACATAGGCATATCCCGCTTTCATGATCGCCAGGATGGAAACAATGAATTCAAGAGAACGCGGCAAGTAAACTCCAATAAACTTTTCATGACTACTGGCATTAGCATCATCCGCTAACCTGTTGGCAATGTGCTGAGACATGAGGTTTAGGCTGTGGTAGGACATAACCTGATTGTGCGCGATTACTGCTGGCTGTGAAGACCGCAGCTTTGCTTGCTCCTGAAATAAGTCAACAATCGAACGATCTCTGGGATATGCTGTATACGTATTATTCCAGTCATAGACGATCCGATCATATTCATCCTTATTCATGAAGCAAACGTCTCCGACGGTGTGTTTCGGATATTCCAGCACATATTGCACCGTATTTTGCAGTTGTTCTGCCAATCGGCTAACCGTTTCTTGCTTCAGTCGATCTGCATCATATATAAACTTGATGATGATCTGTTCCCCGTCATGAGCCACGGTGATCGTTATTGGATAATTCGTTTTCTCTCGTTCCTCCATAGCTGACATCTTCAATTCATTTTCAGGCTGCCGATAGTCGTTCAAATAATTTTCGAATGCCACGATGCTATAAAACATGGCATGTCCTTTAATACCAGACCAGCTCTTCAATTCGTTCAGACTCACATAACTGTGGTCGTTTAGTTTCTGAATGGTTTGGTGCAGCTGTTGTACATACTCCGTGATGGTTTGCTCCACATTCCAGTGCATGACTAAAGGCAGCGTATTAATCAGCATACCTGTGATCCGATCCGCTTGTGCAAGATCCGATCCTCTCCCGGATACCACCATGCCAAAAATGGTTGTATCGGCATCATGATAGACTTGTAGCATTTTGCCCCATGCGAACTGTACCAGTGTATTTAGCGAAACTTGTACTTGCTGTACAAAATCAGCGATCTGCTTGGTTCGTCTTGAATCGATAATAAGCGTTTCGATCTGCTGGTTCTCTATCGGTTGATGTACATCGGGAAGTGTACCTTTCTCTATCGGTGGTCGTGTCGGCTCCGTTACGTCGGCCAAATACGCCCTCCAGAATGCCTCGGCCTCCGTGCGATCCTTAGAGTTTAACCAATGAATATAAGATTCAAAAGAACGGGTCAAGCTGCGCTGAGGCATCCGATTTTGCAGGCTGCAAGCATAGAGCTCATGTACCCGATTCAGCAGTAGCGGCAGGCTCCAACCGTCCAGCAAAATATGGTGGTAACTCCAAATCATCGTCCATTCGTTCGAAGCAATCTGAATTAGGGTTAGGCGGAACGCAGGCTGAGTTAGATCAAAACGGCGATTACGATCCATTGTCATCCAGCGTTCGATATGCTCTTGTTGCCGCTCTGGTTGCTCTGCTTCAAAATCCAAAAACGTCCATTCCAATTCTGCATTTCGGACAATACATTGTAAGGGCTTGTCCAACGTCTCCCAAATGTAGCAAGTCCGCAAGCTATCATTTTCGGCAATGACGCTGTTCCAGGCTTCCCGGTAACGATCTACCTCTAGCCTGCCATGATATTTCCAACGAACCTGCACGAAATATTGATCGGAGGCGGGATGGTCCAAGTAATGGAACAGTAGTCCTTCCTGTAAGGGACTTAGATACAGCATTTTATCAAGACCATGTTGCAAGTGATATGTCTTTACGATCTGATCGAGCGAATGCTGTTCCAGGGACACGGATGGAAAATCACTAGGCGTGAATTCTTCGTGTTCAGCCTGGCTGCAATGCTCGATAATAGCAAGCAGACGTGTTATAAAAGCTTCTAGCAATTGAGTTATAGTTACTTCTTCATAGTGACATTTGCTATATTTCATAAACAGATGCAGCTTGCCATGAACTATGGAACAATTGAGTTCCAATAGGCTTGTTCCATGATTAAGCGGTGAGCTATAATCCTGTGCTGCGTCACGTGTAAACTCTAGCCACTCGTTTGACTCGTTCATATTACCCTGATCAAATTGGCCCAAGTAATTAAAAAGAGCCTGAGGTTCAGAAGCTGCTAACTCGGAACGGACTTCTTCGTGCGGGTGGCAGTATCTCAAAGCACCATATGACATACCACGGTGAGGAATATAGCGCAATTGCTCTTTGACAGATTTAATCGTCGCTCCCAAAGAGCCGCTATCCAGAATCCGAATGCATACCGGAAACATAGAGGTAAACCAACCGATAGTTCTTGTAAGGTCTATATCCGATACAAAATGCTCACGTCCATGACCTTCTAAGCGAAATGCAATCGTTGTCTGTCCAGACCAATTGGAGAGTGCCAAGGACCAAGCTGTAAGCAGCAAATCGTTGATCTCAGTATGGTAAGCCTGGGAGCAATGGTGCAAAAGCAGCTCCGTATCGTCGAAAGTAAGCATCGTAACCAATTCCGACGATGCACTGCTCTTTTTATGAGCCGGGTAATGGTCTACTGGCAGCACAAATGCTGCAGCTTGGTGCTGTACTATTTTCCAATACTCAATATGACTTAACGTATCCTTATGTTCAGAATAACTCATCAATACAGAGTGCCACTTTTTGTATGGATTCAAAACGGGCGGCAGTGCAGTCCCCTGATACAATTGACACAATTCCTGAACCAATATTCTCCAGGAAACTCCATCAATGACCAGATGATGTATAGTCATAAATAAACGAGCTTTACCATCAGGATGACCTTGGATTACTCCTGCATATATCATAGCGCCGGTCTCATAATTCAATTGTCTGTTCCACGCATCACATATGCTTAAAATTTCGGATTCAGGATAATCAATTTGTTGAAGGATATAACTAGCCAGTTGGATGGAAGTATCCGTTCGGTAGCGCTGCCAATACACATGTTCCCTGACCACGATCTCCGTCGAAAGCTCTGGATGTAATCGAATCAATTGATTAATGGCAGTTTCCAATCTCACAGGATCAAAATCACGGAGCACAAACAGCTGGGATTGATTGAAATAATGCGGCTCTACAAACTGTTGCTCGAAAAACCACTGCTGAATCGGTGTCAAGCCAAATTCGCCTGTCAAATCAACCATAAGCTCTTCCGTTTGATTACTGTTTGTCCAAGTAACAACAGTAGCTAATTTCTTAATAGTTGGATGCTCTGCCACTAGTCTTGGAGTAAGTATCATACCGTGATCTCTGGCCATAGATACGACCTGAATGGCAAGAATTGAATCTCCCCCAACAGCGTAAAAATGGTCGTTAACTCCGATATCTCCCCTTTTTAAAATCTGTCGCCAAATCCTAAGCAAACGCTTTTCAAGATCATCCTCGTCTGCTTCCACAACTTCATCAGCTTGAAGAAATAAGGTACTCTTCGGGTCGGGGAGAGCCCCGCGGTCGATTTTCCCGTTAGTATTTACTGGAAACGAATCCAAATGGAAGAAATATGAAGGAACCATATAAGCTGGTAATACAGCACCTAAGTGCTGCGTCAATTCCGCCTTTTCTAGTTC contains these protein-coding regions:
- the cysC gene encoding adenylyl-sulfate kinase, producing MNPSSNITWHVSEVDKQARQLLNGHKSPVLWFTGLSGSGKSTVSSTLEKALYARGIRTFILDGDNVRHGLNRNLGFLPADRKENIRRIAEVSKLMAHAGVLTICATISPYREDREMVKDILQQEGCYEIYIQCSLEECERRDPKGMYKKARAGEIHHFTGIDAPYEVPLEPDLIVSTEGREVSQSVLDILDFLDRKQLLI
- a CDS encoding TIGR02452 family protein, whose product is MKNTMNSRSNRDVRSYMAHETLSILENGHYTNTKQVQVNIAKEVENAVTGSKLYRPSQLVAIKQEAEQRIKSIWGASSDVVEQAVIGKIEVTGESTLQAAHRLQVEEKREHVACLNFASAKNPGGGFLGGSQAQEESLARSSALYPCISQMEEMYQHNRKLRSCFYSDYMIYSPQVPVFRDDQGTLLENPYLVDFLTAPAVNAGVVREREPEQVNRIGEVMLERIRYILGMAMQNGVEHLVLGAYGCGVFRNKPEEVADWFKQVLVAEGYGLLFEQIVFAVLDHKTEQRTLNSFKNALS
- a CDS encoding NADAR family protein; translation: MEKFTFFYRSHSPFSQWYPCEFVVDGLEFNCAEQYMMLKKAQLFGDEEAALKIMQAPTPREQKARGRSVRGFDQSLWEANCQQIVYDGNYAKFTQNQNLLKHLLKTKGTTLVEASPTDTIWGVGLAENDARIRHRKLWRGTNWLGEILTNLREDLLQKED
- a CDS encoding NUDIX hydrolase, which translates into the protein MKDKLKHNHSGLTEEQFLALYDANQYERPSVTVDMLLFTVMDQLQQNYRKLPEKTLQLLLIQRGEHPFIGQWALPGGFVDMNESLEEAARRELKTETNVDQIYMEQLYTWGDVARDPRMRVISCAYMALVDHESLEVQAGDDAADAQWFELDYSVVQETRTNQPEGYTWEQNIDITLKHADILLSAKVKVTEILKGKTIEIKREVLESQGIAFDHAKIIAYGIERLRSKIEYTDIAFHLMPALFTLSELQQVYEIILGKELLAAAFRRKIADLVEETNEYRKAAGHRPSKLYRFKPRSRFI
- a CDS encoding non-ribosomal peptide synthetase, producing the protein MIESSTIPSQSGSDRPRRYLPLFSHSSRNISQPAGHNQVLYGIRLETRQVQAILEFVQDHQIGMPSFITSIWSVLLSHYANQYALPVVYSMISDKEEKGDRLDYPLLIHIQREDDLFSLIQRTQMDWNKRHTCGDWRKDSSQQTKVGPRSGGEKDFFNVGITEMCDHFLSPSSNVKAQALLRSIDQLEIALCYHYDADILECAIQYDGNRFGERQIASFAGHFQTLLENALLFPQKKILFHPMLTTEELEQMQQWNDTEQAYPLDKTVVQLIEEQADRTPNAIALEFGEQKLTYYELNHRANQISHMIIESHLLQGHGSLPAGTLIAIIMDRSADVIPSMLGVMKAGAAYLPVDPQYPGERLRFILEDAQAQMIITHSQLVSRINPYISQLGMKPHTLICVDECSEQQDCYPYENLQIGLKQNDLAYVIYTSGSTGKPKGTLIEHAGLVTLIPYLVEKFGITTDSRVMQFASMSFDASVYEWIGTLSVGGTLVVLSDDELPPYADISDILAEKKIHIAMLTPSVLRTMKHRELPKLCTLVSAGEPCTPDIVDYWGRGRRFVNAYGPTEVTIICATSVCQPGKEITIGKPVYNKRLFVLNSFGNPVPVGVPGELWVGGIGLARGYLNREELTRERFAHKEIAVSSEYPSHSERLYKTGDIVKWTPDGELVFIGRSDEQIKIRGYRIELGEIEYQLRQHPDIGQCVVQTWKDGSYHKLVAYYTALEELEKAELTQHLGAVLPAYMVPSYFFHLDSFPVNTNGKIDRGALPDPKSTLFLQADEVVEADEDDLEKRLLRIWRQILKRGDIGVNDHFYAVGGDSILAIQVVSMARDHGMILTPRLVAEHPTIKKLATVVTWTNSNQTEELMVDLTGEFGLTPIQQWFFEQQFVEPHYFNQSQLFVLRDFDPVRLETAINQLIRLHPELSTEIVVREHVYWQRYRTDTSIQLASYILQQIDYPESEILSICDAWNRQLNYETGAMIYAGVIQGHPDGKARLFMTIHHLVIDGVSWRILVQELCQLYQGTALPPVLNPYKKWHSVLMSYSEHKDTLSHIEYWKIVQHQAAAFVLPVDHYPAHKKSSASSELVTMLTFDDTELLLHHCSQAYHTEINDLLLTAWSLALSNWSGQTTIAFRLEGHGREHFVSDIDLTRTIGWFTSMFPVCIRILDSGSLGATIKSVKEQLRYIPHRGMSYGALRYCHPHEEVRSELAASEPQALFNYLGQFDQGNMNESNEWLEFTRDAAQDYSSPLNHGTSLLELNCSIVHGKLHLFMKYSKCHYEEVTITQLLEAFITRLLAIIEHCSQAEHEEFTPSDFPSVSLEQHSLDQIVKTYHLQHGLDKMLYLSPLQEGLLFHYLDHPASDQYFVQVRWKYHGRLEVDRYREAWNSVIAENDSLRTCYIWETLDKPLQCIVRNAELEWTFLDFEAEQPERQQEHIERWMTMDRNRRFDLTQPAFRLTLIQIASNEWTMIWSYHHILLDGWSLPLLLNRVHELYACSLQNRMPQRSLTRSFESYIHWLNSKDRTEAEAFWRAYLADVTEPTRPPIEKGTLPDVHQPIENQQIETLIIDSRRTKQIADFVQQVQVSLNTLVQFAWGKMLQVYHDADTTIFGMVVSGRGSDLAQADRITGMLINTLPLVMHWNVEQTITEYVQQLHQTIQKLNDHSYVSLNELKSWSGIKGHAMFYSIVAFENYLNDYRQPENELKMSAMEEREKTNYPITITVAHDGEQIIIKFIYDADRLKQETVSRLAEQLQNTVQYVLEYPKHTVGDVCFMNKDEYDRIVYDWNNTYTAYPRDRSIVDLFQEQAKLRSSQPAVIAHNQVMSYHSLNLMSQHIANRLADDANASSHEKFIGVYLPRSLEFIVSILAIMKAGYAYVPIDPDFPAERTRELIKDAGLDTILTSKEGTKRIAEACKGIRLTLIDTEHFDQNGVVQREKKENRVTPNDLAYLMYTSGSTGKPKGVMVEHRNVIRLVKNTCYFPFSSDIRLLYTGSPVFDASTFEIWGTLLNGGQLFVISKDDLLNIHVLEQRIKEWRINTLWLSSALCNHWIEENEKLFAGLQWLVVGGEILSVKHINRIRLAYPELLILNAYGPTENTTFSTSYRIEKPFEQNIPIGKPISNSTCYILDKRSRVQPVGAVGELYVGGDGVARGYWQQNQLTEHAFTPNPHRSAKDCERGTNLVLYRTGDRVRWLPDGNIEYIGRVDDQVKLRGYRIELGEVEFRLSSYPAIKECLVLMQEVHGDLRMFAYYTAEEEEREEQFHAFMADVLPSYMLPFRYIWLKSFPLTINGKIDRKKLPLPEIHSDKEANAGPWTELEQTIEEVWSMVLKLDYIGKNEDFHTLGGHSLHALRIASLLQKSGYPVTVNQIFREQTIERLALSLSNAITDTAAALFPNMDNPYIQSIRKTYPYDGFPLSAVQKRFFQRDLVNRNMYNVPYLARLKNYIPTELLNPSIEQLLSKHAALRLSFAQLEDDEWYQFEQKISVQQVVSYVDLRMVSGSHDAYISDYCSKVQHEFDIKEGPLWKVVWFEHFYDESQQVILLLFHHLIFDGISINIFLEDLRHLLLPGQGSNLALHVEEGSNYRDWCMALTQYAAKDTFSKAFTFWNRIVEGGQSLQVDTESEAQPLHRHMKTITLDLLEGEEHLQLLKALAVKHQTTPLSILLTALSQACFQLKNQSDLLLHVMSYQRESFLPGIVIDRTIGFFAGAYPLRIQIPAGDQSDNWEMALRHVIHMLQHVPSEAMDYFILRYMIQDVYPNTKPLRDGTHMLFHYQSEEMNGIADDLYEPLSISYGSTNAADNPSAYKLNMTADLRRDRLSLTCYYSSLHYKDQTIAELIRFISEYLYRSIGVRPYSMIMEGATDYENI